In one window of Spartinivicinus marinus DNA:
- the fnr gene encoding fumarate/nitrate reduction transcriptional regulator Fnr → MIAKVKPINQVACKDCILSTLCLPIALKVEDIDTLDSIIKRGKPLRKGEHLFFQGDTFSSIYAVRSGALKTYTTTDDGVEQITGFQLPSELVGLSGIDDEHYPVSAQAVETTMVCEIPFERLDELASTLPELRRKLMQIMSKEIREDQQMMLLLSKKNADERIATFLLNLAARFRRRGFSSQAFRLPMSRNEMGNYLGLAVETVSRVFTRFQKNGLIDANGKEVLIKDSMTICSLAGGKPVNQANDSLTG, encoded by the coding sequence ATGATTGCCAAAGTAAAACCTATCAACCAAGTCGCTTGCAAAGATTGCATTCTAAGCACCCTTTGTCTGCCTATTGCCTTAAAAGTAGAAGATATTGATACGCTAGACAGCATCATTAAACGAGGCAAACCATTACGCAAAGGCGAGCACCTATTTTTCCAAGGTGACACATTCAGCTCTATCTATGCCGTTCGTTCGGGTGCCTTAAAAACCTACACCACCACTGATGATGGTGTTGAACAAATTACTGGCTTCCAACTGCCAAGTGAATTAGTTGGGTTAAGTGGTATTGATGACGAGCATTACCCCGTATCAGCCCAAGCGGTAGAAACCACTATGGTTTGTGAAATCCCCTTCGAACGACTGGATGAACTTGCCAGTACCCTGCCCGAGCTCCGTCGTAAATTAATGCAAATCATGAGCAAAGAAATTCGCGAAGATCAGCAAATGATGTTGTTGCTCAGTAAGAAAAATGCCGATGAACGTATTGCAACCTTTCTCTTAAATTTAGCTGCCCGCTTCCGTCGCCGTGGCTTTTCTTCTCAGGCTTTCAGACTCCCCATGTCTCGCAATGAGATGGGTAATTATTTGGGACTTGCGGTAGAAACGGTTAGCCGTGTCTTCACGCGCTTCCAAAAAAATGGCTTAATCGACGCGAATGGCAAGGAAGTCCTGATCAAAGATTCCATGACTATTTGCTCTTTAGCTGGAGGCAAACCTGTTAACCAAGCCAACGACTCATTAACAGGCTAG
- the ccoG gene encoding cytochrome c oxidase accessory protein CcoG, with protein sequence MSTSPIKEVKPDDPELIEVIDLYQKRDKIYTRAFKGIYRNFRIIGGAVLFILYFGTVWLPWGDRQAILFDLPARQFHIFGITFWPQDLMLLSALLIICAFGLFFITVLAGRIWCGYTCPQSVFTWVFMWAEKITEGDRNKRMKLDKTEMGFNKFRRKFLKHTIWLFVSLATGITFVGYFTPINELVADLAYGAANPWAYFWVAFFALATYGNAGWLREQVCIYMCPYARFQSVMFDENTLIVSYDPHRGESRGPRKRGSDYQAKGLGDCIDCQMCVQVCPTGIDIRDGLQYECIGCAACIDACDNIMEKMNYPKGLIRYTTENSLAGKATKILRPSLIGYLSALLIVSGFFSYTLLTRVPVTLEISRDRNTLYNETSRGTIENVYMLKIGNMDQHDHPFKITISGVPGMKLTEDTEVVVPTGEVKMVPVRLELSPDKITSRNMTFHFKVVSQDGEHLAATQESRFIAPTDPVRLK encoded by the coding sequence ATGAGCACCTCTCCTATAAAAGAAGTCAAACCGGACGATCCAGAATTAATCGAAGTTATCGATCTCTACCAAAAGCGCGACAAAATTTATACTCGGGCCTTTAAGGGTATATACCGCAACTTCCGTATAATTGGCGGAGCTGTTTTATTTATTCTCTATTTTGGTACTGTATGGCTACCCTGGGGAGACCGACAAGCCATTTTATTTGATTTGCCTGCTCGTCAGTTTCATATCTTTGGGATCACCTTCTGGCCCCAAGACTTGATGCTTCTGTCTGCCTTACTGATTATCTGTGCCTTTGGTTTATTTTTTATCACTGTACTTGCTGGCCGGATCTGGTGTGGCTACACCTGCCCACAAAGTGTATTTACCTGGGTATTTATGTGGGCTGAAAAAATCACTGAAGGTGACCGCAATAAGCGGATGAAACTCGACAAAACTGAGATGGGTTTTAATAAGTTTCGACGCAAGTTTCTGAAACACACTATCTGGCTTTTCGTCTCCTTAGCCACTGGCATTACTTTTGTTGGCTATTTCACCCCCATTAATGAGCTGGTAGCAGACCTTGCCTATGGTGCTGCAAACCCCTGGGCTTATTTTTGGGTAGCCTTTTTTGCCTTAGCGACCTATGGCAACGCAGGCTGGTTACGTGAGCAAGTGTGTATCTATATGTGCCCTTATGCTCGCTTTCAGAGTGTGATGTTTGATGAAAACACCTTAATTGTTTCCTATGATCCTCATCGAGGCGAAAGCCGTGGGCCAAGAAAACGCGGCAGCGACTATCAAGCCAAAGGGTTGGGTGACTGTATTGATTGCCAAATGTGTGTCCAGGTTTGTCCTACCGGAATCGATATTCGTGACGGTTTGCAATATGAATGTATAGGTTGTGCAGCTTGTATTGATGCCTGTGACAACATTATGGAAAAAATGAATTACCCTAAAGGGTTAATTCGCTATACCACAGAAAATAGCCTGGCAGGAAAAGCTACCAAAATCCTCCGCCCCAGTTTAATAGGCTATTTATCTGCTTTATTAATTGTTAGTGGTTTTTTCAGCTATACCCTTCTAACCCGAGTACCTGTCACGCTGGAAATTTCCCGCGACCGTAACACGCTTTATAATGAGACCAGCCGCGGTACTATTGAAAATGTCTATATGCTCAAGATTGGCAATATGGACCAGCATGACCATCCATTTAAAATCACTATCAGTGGTGTACCTGGAATGAAGCTCACGGAAGACACAGAAGTCGTTGTACCTACTGGTGAAGTAAAAATGGTACCTGTACGACTGGAGTTAAGCCCTGATAAAATTACCAGCCGGAATATGACTTTTCACTTTAAAGTGGTTTCACAAGATGGAGAACATTTGGCTGCCACTCAGGAAAGTCGTTTTATCGCCCCCACTGACCCCGTTAGATTGAAGTAA
- a CDS encoding FixH family protein produces MQTSEQTVKQTVNPWYKEFWFWFVMAIPMLAIASGIAMITVSINGADTLVRDNYYKDGLAIRNDLSRDYKAKDLQLVATIKVDNLTGDITVKLAGNLAQFPTRLSLSLISPTIPDDDQSLLMQHIAKGHYVGQLKQQVKGKRYIQLETIPAERDKYTDNDWRLISDWYLSNEQESISLGNNTASATTEAS; encoded by the coding sequence ATGCAGACCTCAGAGCAAACCGTAAAACAGACAGTAAACCCTTGGTATAAAGAGTTTTGGTTTTGGTTTGTCATGGCAATTCCTATGCTGGCAATTGCCTCAGGTATTGCGATGATTACGGTTTCAATCAATGGGGCAGACACCTTAGTGCGGGATAATTATTACAAAGATGGCCTGGCCATCCGTAATGACTTATCCCGTGATTATAAAGCCAAAGATTTACAGCTGGTTGCCACTATTAAGGTTGATAATTTAACCGGGGATATCACGGTTAAACTCGCTGGTAATTTAGCTCAATTCCCTACCAGGCTCAGTTTAAGCTTGATATCACCCACTATTCCTGATGATGACCAATCCCTGCTGATGCAGCATATTGCTAAAGGTCATTATGTTGGGCAGCTAAAACAGCAGGTAAAAGGGAAACGCTACATTCAACTGGAAACCATTCCTGCTGAACGGGATAAATATACAGATAATGACTGGCGGTTGATTTCTGATTGGTACCTAAGTAATGAACAGGAGTCCATCAGCTTAGGCAACAATACTGCCTCCGCCACCACTGAAGCTAGTTAA
- the ccoO gene encoding cytochrome-c oxidase, cbb3-type subunit II, translating into MKSHEIVEKNLGLMLILTVVAISFGGLVEIVPLFFSKELNTNLISYTDSKGSIQTVEIKPYSALRLEGRDIYIREGCVGCHSQMIRPFRAETERYGHYSLAAESVYDHPFLWGSKRTGPDLARVGGRYSDDWHRQHLNNPREVVPESVMPAYPWLYDNVLTGEHTADKMRALKKVGVPYSDEEIANAKEEVKGKTEMDALVAYLQGLGTAIPKGVTGIKPKPISVD; encoded by the coding sequence ATGAAAAGCCATGAGATTGTAGAAAAGAACCTAGGCCTGATGCTGATCCTAACGGTGGTAGCGATTAGCTTTGGTGGACTGGTTGAAATTGTACCGCTGTTCTTCTCCAAAGAACTGAACACTAACTTGATCAGCTATACCGATAGTAAAGGCAGTATTCAAACGGTTGAAATCAAACCTTATAGCGCTCTGCGCTTAGAAGGGCGGGATATTTATATCCGTGAAGGTTGTGTGGGCTGTCACTCACAAATGATTCGTCCATTCCGTGCTGAAACTGAACGTTATGGCCACTACTCGCTAGCCGCTGAAAGCGTTTATGACCATCCATTCCTATGGGGCTCTAAACGGACAGGACCTGACTTAGCCCGTGTTGGTGGTCGTTACTCTGATGACTGGCATCGCCAGCATTTGAATAACCCACGTGAGGTAGTCCCAGAGTCAGTGATGCCAGCTTATCCCTGGTTATATGACAACGTCCTGACAGGTGAGCATACTGCAGACAAAATGCGCGCGTTAAAGAAAGTGGGCGTGCCATACAGCGATGAAGAAATTGCTAATGCGAAAGAAGAAGTTAAGGGTAAAACCGAAATGGATGCATTAGTGGCTTATTTACAAGGGCTAGGCACCGCTATACCTAAGGGTGTAACGGGAATAAAGCCCAAACCTATTAGTGTTGATTAA
- a CDS encoding heavy metal translocating P-type ATPase, producing MTQLTGCFHCGTPIPAGSATFFATVAGEQQPMCCPACQTVAEAIDQGGLNQYYQYRTNKAAKAEAASQQFQVYDEPALQDTFVKTQSNGDKTALLLLENIHCAACIWLIEQHLQQFPAVKQAAVNFTQHQLQLCWDANIMPLSELMAALQQIGYPPLPFHPNQQQNLMAKQRHKMVRQLAVAGIGAMQVMMYAVALYAGALQGIAEQHQWFLRWVSFIVATPVVFYAAKPFFQTAWRDIRIRQLSMDVPIALAIGGAYSASSWAMLTNSGEVYFDSVCMFTFFLLLGRFVEFNTRQRAHLSSSRLNQLLPDQVTILSKGKEAVIPLTLLKPADIILVKPGATIPADGTILAGQTTINEAALTGEFLPEPRQAGDQVIAGSINVDQPVQVQVTHTGLDTQLACIEQLLNQAQQDKPPIALLANKVAHYFVASVLVIATLVFFSWWWLAPEDALWVTLSVLVVTCPCALSLATPTALTAATYALQQQGFLITKGHLLEGLTTISHIVFDKTGTLTTGQFSLTQMVPIAAIKTDQAMALAAALEIHSEHPIAKAFPASSAYQAVDITNTPGQGISGTIDGTDYRMGIASYAWPTEKVTPPSSHGHWLLLADDQQPIAWFEVNDSLREEVIDTVTALQRHGFKLSLLTGDRSAQASITAQALTIHNLKQGASPEDKLAYIKALQDQGDKVLMVGDGVNDAPVLAAADVSVAMGSATDLAKTHADGILLNGKLATLLTALTKAQKTRQIIRGNLIWSLTYNVVALPLAALGMIPPWAAAIGMTSSSLVVVLNALRLNAQQVNQAQPDTTAKFTWNSQQPHQNTTGV from the coding sequence GTGACCCAACTCACTGGCTGCTTTCATTGTGGTACGCCTATTCCTGCAGGCTCTGCCACCTTTTTTGCGACTGTTGCTGGTGAGCAACAGCCTATGTGTTGCCCTGCCTGCCAAACCGTGGCAGAAGCCATTGATCAAGGCGGCCTAAATCAGTATTACCAATATCGCACCAACAAAGCGGCAAAAGCCGAGGCAGCTTCCCAGCAATTTCAAGTGTATGATGAACCTGCCTTGCAGGATACCTTTGTTAAAACCCAGTCAAATGGGGATAAAACAGCATTACTACTGTTAGAAAATATCCATTGTGCTGCCTGCATTTGGTTAATTGAGCAGCACTTGCAACAATTCCCAGCGGTTAAGCAGGCAGCCGTCAACTTTACCCAACATCAACTCCAGCTCTGCTGGGACGCTAACATTATGCCATTAAGTGAGTTGATGGCAGCACTCCAGCAGATTGGCTACCCACCGCTCCCTTTTCACCCGAATCAACAGCAAAACCTGATGGCCAAACAGCGCCATAAAATGGTACGCCAGCTAGCTGTAGCTGGGATTGGCGCTATGCAAGTGATGATGTATGCAGTTGCCCTCTATGCTGGTGCCTTGCAAGGCATTGCGGAACAGCATCAGTGGTTTTTGCGCTGGGTTAGTTTCATTGTAGCCACACCAGTGGTGTTTTATGCTGCTAAGCCGTTTTTTCAAACAGCCTGGCGAGATATCCGTATTCGCCAGCTGAGTATGGATGTTCCCATTGCCCTAGCCATTGGCGGTGCTTATTCAGCCAGTAGTTGGGCCATGCTGACCAATAGCGGAGAAGTCTACTTTGACTCAGTCTGTATGTTTACCTTCTTCTTGCTGTTGGGCCGGTTTGTAGAATTTAACACTCGCCAACGCGCTCACCTGAGTAGCTCTCGGCTGAATCAGCTATTGCCTGATCAGGTGACTATTCTCTCTAAGGGCAAAGAAGCTGTTATCCCCTTAACCCTTCTCAAGCCCGCTGACATTATCCTGGTCAAGCCTGGTGCGACAATACCGGCTGATGGCACTATTTTGGCTGGGCAAACCACGATTAATGAAGCAGCCCTCACCGGCGAGTTTTTACCTGAACCACGCCAGGCTGGTGATCAGGTGATTGCTGGCAGCATCAATGTTGACCAGCCCGTTCAAGTGCAAGTCACTCATACGGGTCTCGATACTCAACTGGCCTGTATCGAGCAATTGCTAAACCAGGCCCAACAAGACAAACCACCCATTGCCTTACTGGCAAATAAAGTTGCCCATTATTTTGTGGCAAGCGTACTGGTTATTGCAACTCTGGTATTTTTTAGCTGGTGGTGGCTAGCACCAGAAGATGCGTTATGGGTTACCTTATCAGTGTTAGTCGTTACCTGCCCTTGCGCTTTGTCATTGGCAACCCCCACAGCATTAACTGCTGCGACCTATGCTTTACAACAACAAGGCTTTCTAATCACCAAAGGGCACTTGCTAGAAGGCTTAACCACCATCAGCCATATTGTGTTTGATAAAACCGGTACACTCACCACTGGACAGTTCAGTCTCACCCAGATGGTACCCATAGCAGCAATCAAGACTGATCAAGCCATGGCCTTAGCTGCTGCGTTAGAAATACACTCAGAACACCCTATAGCAAAGGCCTTTCCAGCCTCTTCTGCCTACCAAGCAGTCGATATTACAAACACGCCAGGCCAAGGCATCAGTGGCACAATTGATGGTACTGACTATCGAATGGGTATTGCTAGTTATGCCTGGCCTACAGAGAAAGTTACTCCTCCTTCCAGCCATGGCCATTGGCTACTACTGGCAGATGATCAGCAGCCTATTGCCTGGTTTGAAGTCAATGATAGTTTGCGAGAAGAGGTTATTGATACTGTCACAGCTTTACAGCGACATGGTTTCAAGCTCTCTTTGTTGACAGGTGATCGCTCAGCACAGGCCAGCATTACTGCCCAGGCTTTAACTATCCACAACCTTAAGCAAGGGGCTTCTCCTGAAGATAAACTGGCTTACATCAAGGCCTTACAAGACCAAGGGGATAAAGTGCTCATGGTGGGCGATGGTGTAAACGATGCTCCCGTATTAGCCGCTGCGGATGTTTCGGTTGCTATGGGTTCTGCCACCGACTTAGCAAAAACCCATGCTGATGGGATTTTGCTAAATGGTAAACTTGCCACATTACTGACTGCCTTAACTAAAGCACAAAAAACCCGGCAAATTATTCGGGGTAATTTAATCTGGTCGCTAACTTATAATGTGGTAGCACTGCCCTTGGCAGCACTAGGCATGATTCCCCCCTGGGCGGCTGCTATTGGAATGACCAGCAGCTCTCTAGTTGTGGTACTGAATGCGCTTAGACTGAATGCCCAGCAAGTCAATCAAGCTCAGCCTGATACAACAGCTAAGTTCACATGGAATAGTCAGCAACCCCACCAAAATACCACAGGCGTCTGA
- a CDS encoding sulfite exporter TauE/SafE family protein — protein sequence MSIELSQLISAFLLGLLGGAHCLGMCGGIMAAISLHLPEQKKLPVLLSYNTGRITSYTLAGMLVGSLGWSIQQLGPAANQGLRWLAGILLILMACYIANWWKALTWLEKAGQHLWRYIQPLTKPFLPATNSKQGFCLGILWGWLPCGLIYSALTWSAASGNTLDGGLLMLGFGLGTLPTVLATGFFADTLKQFVAHHLTRTVAAIIMIGFGIWTIPGPHQALLMPNHENHAHHH from the coding sequence ATGAGCATTGAACTAAGTCAACTAATCAGTGCTTTTTTATTGGGCTTACTGGGTGGTGCTCACTGCTTGGGGATGTGTGGTGGAATCATGGCAGCAATCAGCCTTCACTTGCCTGAGCAAAAAAAACTACCTGTACTACTCAGTTATAATACCGGCCGCATTACCAGCTATACCCTAGCAGGCATGTTAGTAGGCAGTTTAGGCTGGTCAATTCAGCAGCTGGGGCCTGCAGCAAACCAAGGGCTCCGCTGGTTAGCTGGCATTTTATTGATTTTAATGGCCTGCTATATCGCTAACTGGTGGAAAGCACTGACGTGGCTAGAAAAAGCGGGACAGCATCTGTGGCGCTATATTCAACCATTAACCAAACCTTTTTTACCCGCAACTAACAGTAAACAAGGCTTTTGTTTAGGCATTTTATGGGGCTGGCTGCCTTGTGGGCTTATTTACAGCGCCCTAACCTGGTCTGCTGCCAGTGGCAATACACTTGATGGCGGACTGCTGATGCTGGGATTTGGTTTAGGAACACTGCCTACGGTATTAGCCACTGGCTTTTTCGCTGATACGCTAAAGCAATTTGTTGCCCACCACCTCACCCGCACAGTGGCAGCGATCATTATGATTGGTTTCGGTATATGGACGATTCCTGGCCCTCACCAAGCGCTGTTAATGCCAAACCATGAGAATCATGCTCATCATCATTGA
- the ccoP gene encoding cytochrome-c oxidase, cbb3-type subunit III yields the protein MIEINQYLSDFWEGWIAVLTLTCLGLIMFVLFATRRKHRSSLTEETTGHAYDGIEEYDNPLPSWWFNLFIATIVFAALYLILYPGLWKGAWGLVTYSKEDGFEFRSDRLEEGDYGWTARGQLKREEAKADAQYGKLFEDYAKLPIEEVAKIPKAVATGQRIFASNCAICHGSDAKGAYGYPNLTDNDWIHGGNPEQIKTTILGGKNGLMPAWGALLTPDQIKHTASYVRSLASLNVSASSEELAQGEKTFQAQCAVCHGNDGKGKAEVGAPNLTDDVWLYGSRQIQVEYTLRNGRNGVMPAWEKILGPDKVHVVSAYIYSLSHK from the coding sequence GTGATCGAGATTAATCAGTATTTGAGTGACTTTTGGGAAGGCTGGATAGCTGTACTGACATTAACCTGTTTAGGGTTAATTATGTTTGTATTATTTGCTACCCGTCGTAAACACCGTTCCAGTTTAACGGAAGAAACCACCGGCCATGCTTATGATGGTATCGAAGAATACGACAACCCCTTACCTAGCTGGTGGTTTAATCTATTTATTGCCACCATCGTATTTGCTGCCTTATATTTAATCCTTTACCCAGGATTATGGAAAGGTGCTTGGGGGTTAGTGACCTACTCTAAAGAAGACGGCTTTGAGTTTAGATCAGATCGTCTTGAGGAAGGTGACTATGGCTGGACAGCACGCGGACAGCTAAAACGCGAAGAAGCAAAAGCGGATGCCCAGTATGGCAAGTTATTTGAAGACTACGCCAAGCTGCCCATTGAAGAAGTAGCGAAAATCCCTAAGGCAGTTGCCACTGGACAGCGGATTTTTGCCAGCAACTGCGCTATATGTCATGGCTCAGATGCCAAAGGGGCTTATGGATACCCTAACTTAACCGATAATGATTGGATTCATGGTGGTAACCCTGAGCAAATCAAAACCACTATCCTGGGTGGTAAAAACGGTCTTATGCCTGCTTGGGGAGCATTATTAACACCAGATCAAATCAAGCATACGGCCAGTTATGTACGTAGCTTAGCAAGCTTAAACGTATCAGCCAGTTCAGAAGAACTTGCCCAAGGCGAAAAAACCTTCCAAGCTCAGTGCGCCGTTTGTCATGGTAATGATGGCAAAGGTAAAGCTGAAGTAGGTGCACCTAACTTAACAGACGATGTTTGGTTGTATGGTTCACGCCAAATTCAAGTAGAATATACCTTACGAAATGGTCGGAACGGTGTAATGCCTGCTTGGGAAAAAATACTTGGCCCTGATAAGGTTCATGTAGTGTCGGCCTATATATATAGCCTATCACACAAATAA
- the ccoS gene encoding cbb3-type cytochrome oxidase assembly protein CcoS gives MMESIYLLIPIALIFVAIGVWIFFWAVDSGQFDDLESPAHSILFDDESKPSPQKQTKNQSAPTDKQNSSVPDTDKPQ, from the coding sequence ATGATGGAGTCAATTTACCTACTAATTCCCATTGCCCTGATTTTTGTTGCTATTGGGGTGTGGATTTTTTTCTGGGCGGTGGATAGTGGCCAATTTGATGATTTAGAAAGTCCCGCTCACAGTATTTTATTTGATGATGAATCCAAACCATCTCCTCAAAAACAAACGAAAAACCAGTCAGCACCTACTGATAAACAAAACTCATCTGTTCCTGATACTGATAAACCACAATGA
- the hemN gene encoding oxygen-independent coproporphyrinogen III oxidase, protein MLGPLKWQSSLIERYNQQGPRYTSYPTAVEFSESFEPDHYQQALTKLKQQQTPLSLYVHIPFCASVCYYCGCNKIITKNRQKALPYLTVLEKEIQLVSQQLDCKPVVEQLHWGGGTPTFLTHEQTTQLFTLLEQHFQLVDDIDGDYSIEIDPREADWPTMGLLRSLGFNRISLGIQDFNPVVQKAVNRVQSEAETEAIFEAARALLFKSINVDLIYGLPFQTTASFLETLDKVIALSPDRLSIFNYAHLPHRFKPQRRIKASDLPSAPEKLSILQHSIDRLQAAGYHYIGMDHFALPDDKLATAQAKGELHRNFQGYTTHGHCDLIGFGVSSISQINDIYCQNHTALDDYIQSIENNQLPIKRGIQLNQDDLLRRGIIQQLICHFQVDLAKYCQPFGINWHVYFQKEIMQLMPMVEDKLITLTDSKLIITNNGRLLARNICMVFDRYLASKQSSENLFSKVI, encoded by the coding sequence ATGTTAGGACCTTTGAAGTGGCAGTCCTCGCTTATCGAACGATATAATCAGCAAGGCCCACGTTATACCTCATACCCTACTGCCGTTGAGTTTTCAGAATCGTTTGAGCCTGACCACTATCAACAAGCTTTAACAAAACTCAAACAGCAGCAAACACCGCTGTCACTTTATGTACACATCCCGTTTTGCGCTAGTGTTTGTTATTACTGTGGCTGCAATAAAATAATTACCAAAAATCGGCAAAAAGCCCTGCCTTATCTAACGGTATTGGAAAAAGAAATCCAGCTTGTCTCTCAACAGTTAGACTGTAAGCCTGTGGTTGAACAACTACACTGGGGAGGTGGTACCCCTACCTTTTTGACCCATGAGCAAACTACCCAATTGTTTACGCTGCTGGAGCAGCACTTTCAATTGGTGGATGATATTGACGGAGACTATTCAATTGAAATAGACCCACGAGAAGCTGACTGGCCAACCATGGGATTATTACGCTCCTTGGGGTTTAATCGTATTAGCTTAGGTATTCAGGATTTTAATCCAGTTGTACAAAAAGCGGTTAATCGCGTTCAATCAGAAGCTGAAACAGAAGCTATTTTTGAAGCAGCCAGGGCATTATTATTTAAATCCATTAATGTGGATTTAATTTATGGATTACCTTTTCAAACCACTGCCAGTTTTTTAGAAACCCTTGATAAAGTCATTGCGCTCTCACCCGACCGGCTATCTATTTTCAATTACGCTCATTTACCCCATCGGTTTAAGCCTCAAAGAAGGATTAAAGCCAGCGACTTACCTTCTGCTCCAGAAAAGCTCAGTATTTTACAACACAGTATTGATCGGCTACAGGCAGCTGGCTACCACTATATTGGCATGGATCACTTTGCTTTACCTGATGACAAACTGGCTACCGCTCAAGCAAAAGGCGAATTACATCGTAATTTCCAAGGCTATACCACCCATGGCCATTGTGACTTAATTGGGTTTGGCGTCTCTTCAATTAGCCAGATTAATGATATTTATTGCCAAAACCACACTGCACTTGATGACTATATTCAGTCAATCGAAAATAATCAGCTACCCATTAAACGTGGTATTCAATTAAATCAGGATGATTTACTTAGACGAGGTATTATTCAACAGCTAATCTGTCACTTTCAGGTAGATTTAGCCAAGTATTGCCAACCTTTCGGTATAAACTGGCACGTTTATTTCCAGAAAGAAATTATGCAACTCATGCCAATGGTTGAAGATAAGCTCATCACCCTAACTGATAGCAAGTTAATCATCACCAATAATGGAAGGCTGTTAGCCAGAAATATCTGTATGGTGTTTGATCGATATCTAGCAAGCAAACAATCATCAGAGAATTTATTTTCTAAAGTTATTTAA
- a CDS encoding TraR/DksA family transcriptional regulator gives MTLYEDIKRQLQAKQMELEQRLSRLKRDAVKPTSRDWSEQAQERENDEVVDALGNETLSELIKVQRALTRIDNEEYLFCSHCGQEIAPARLKVMPYTDLCIQCAEQLSG, from the coding sequence ATGACATTATATGAAGACATAAAACGTCAACTACAGGCTAAACAGATGGAGTTGGAACAGCGATTGTCTCGATTGAAGCGTGATGCAGTAAAGCCCACCAGCCGAGACTGGTCAGAGCAGGCACAAGAGCGTGAAAATGATGAGGTGGTTGATGCACTAGGTAATGAGACTTTGTCAGAACTGATCAAGGTCCAGCGTGCATTGACACGTATTGATAATGAAGAGTATTTGTTTTGTAGTCATTGTGGGCAGGAGATTGCACCTGCTCGATTAAAGGTGATGCCTTATACGGACTTATGTATTCAATGTGCGGAGCAGTTGTCAGGTTAA
- a CDS encoding cbb3-type cytochrome oxidase subunit 3, protein MDINSFRGLATIFAMVAFIAICIWAYSHRRKKDFDEAANLPFADEPEKSQGNTQEISRDRD, encoded by the coding sequence ATGGATATCAACTCTTTTCGTGGTTTAGCCACAATATTTGCGATGGTGGCCTTTATCGCCATTTGTATTTGGGCCTATAGCCACCGCCGCAAAAAAGATTTTGATGAAGCTGCAAACTTACCCTTTGCTGATGAGCCTGAAAAAAGCCAGGGCAACACTCAGGAGATAAGCCGTGATCGAGATTAA
- a CDS encoding adenine phosphoribosyltransferase, with protein sequence MIFDEYYIKSLIRNVPDWPSPGVMFRDITPLFKSPKAQRMVVDSFIQRYVDADFTHIGAMEARGFLLGSVISYELNKPLVLFRKQGKLPAKTIAEEYDIEYGKAVLEIQHDAFESGASILLVDDLIATGGTLLAAATLTRQLGGSIYEAAAIIDLPDLGGSQKLQDSDIPVYTLCAFAKD encoded by the coding sequence ATGATATTTGACGAATATTATATAAAGTCATTAATTCGTAATGTTCCTGACTGGCCCAGCCCTGGTGTAATGTTTCGTGATATTACGCCCTTATTTAAATCACCAAAAGCCCAACGCATGGTAGTTGATAGCTTCATTCAACGTTATGTAGATGCCGACTTTACCCATATTGGCGCCATGGAAGCCCGAGGTTTTTTACTTGGCTCAGTCATTTCCTATGAGTTGAATAAACCACTAGTGTTATTTCGAAAACAAGGCAAACTACCGGCGAAAACCATTGCAGAAGAATATGACATCGAATACGGAAAAGCAGTACTAGAAATACAACATGATGCCTTTGAAAGTGGTGCAAGCATCCTACTCGTGGATGACTTGATTGCCACAGGAGGCACTTTACTTGCTGCAGCAACTTTAACCCGACAGTTAGGGGGTAGTATTTATGAAGCAGCGGCTATTATTGACTTGCCAGATTTAGGTGGTAGCCAAAAGCTTCAAGACTCAGATATTCCCGTTTATACACTTTGTGCCTTTGCTAAAGATTAG